A segment of the Parasphingopyxis algicola genome:
CCGATATTGTTGAGAATGACTTCGGTCCCGCGCGCGCCGTTGAGCACGACCCGAGTGGGCGCAATAAGCAGATCGTTGGCCTGGATAGGCGCGGGCGCGGCGATCAATGCGACAACAAGGGCTAGCGCCGCAGCTCCCGCTCGGACGCTGTTCGACAAATTTTCAAGGATCATGAAAGGTCTCCGTCTCGACTGTCCGGGAACCATTCGGCATCTTGAAATCCCCCCCGGAAATTCGAGGAGAATGTCGCAAAAACTGGTTACTTTTCCGTCAAGAACCGCCGGTCGGGCCGAGAAAACCCGGCAGCACCTTAATGCTGCCGGGCGCAGGTCGGCAAAAAGAGTCCGCGAACCGCGGAGCCCGTATGCCTATTGGTAATCGACGTTGACGGTAAACGAACCGCTGTAAACGCCAGCCGGCTGATTGACTCCGATCGTAAGGTCGCCGCCGACATAGAGCGCAACGGCCGAACCGGTCATCGCAAGGACATTGGACGACGCCGAGAGCGAAATCGGCATGGTGTTCGCGCCGTCGCTCAACTGCGTCAGGCTGCCGATACCGGTCACATCGACGTTCAGGCCATTGGCGCCGGTCACGTCGAAAGCCGCCGAGGAAACGCTGGTCGCACCAGCGCAGGTCAGGTTGGCAGCGCAGGTGCGCGTGCCGGCTGCATTGGCGGCAACGTTGACATTGCCCGAAGCGGTCGAATCCGGCACGATCGTGCCGAAGTTGAGATCGGCGGTCTTGGCGATCTGGACCTGCTGCAGGATCTCGGCCGTCGCATCGGCCGTCGCAGTCGCGGCGTTTGCAGCGCTTCCGACGATGCCAAGCGTAGCCGCCGCGGAACCAGCCGCGAAAACGGTGATTAACTTTTTCATTGAATTTGTTCCTTTTCCACTTTCCGAATGTTGTTCGAACGGAACGTGTCCCCCGCACCATTCACCAGTGGTTCTGACGATCTATGTTTTAGATTTGACCAACAGCCATGGTTAACGCCAGTTTAGGATGTCTCGACCGGGCGTGATCATTCATACTCGGCGCTGACTCTTATTCTGCCCCGGAAACG
Coding sequences within it:
- a CDS encoding DUF4402 domain-containing protein; translated protein: MKKLITVFAAGSAAATLGIVGSAANAATATADATAEILQQVQIAKTADLNFGTIVPDSTASGNVNVAANAAGTRTCAANLTCAGATSVSSAAFDVTGANGLNVDVTGIGSLTQLSDGANTMPISLSASSNVLAMTGSAVALYVGGDLTIGVNQPAGVYSGSFTVNVDYQ